In a single window of the Saccharothrix australiensis genome:
- the dxs gene encoding 1-deoxy-D-xylulose-5-phosphate synthase, whose amino-acid sequence MTLLESVSGPADLKRLEHDELVRLAEEIRRFLVDKVSRTGGHLGPNLGVVELTMAVHRVFDSPRDPVVFDTGHQSYVHKILTGRRAEFDTLRQRGGLSGYPSRAESEHDVEENSHASTALSYADGLAKAFQLTGRPGHVVAVVGDGALTGGMCWEALNNIAAGRDRPVVIVVNDNGRSYSPTIGGFADHLASLRLQPGYERALERGKNALQSAPFVGKPVYAALHAAKRGIKDALSPQALFEDLGMKYIGPVDGHDHLALESALRRAKSFGGPVIVHTVTRKGNGFAPAENHEADQMHATGVIDPITGENVGPAKRTWTHVFADELAALGGERPDVVAITAAMRGPTGLDKFAGLYPDRCFDVGIAEQHAMTSAAGLAMGGLHPVVAIYATFLNRAFDQLLMDVAMHRQGVTVVLDRSGITGPDGASHHGMWDLSICGLVPGIHVAAPRDAATLREELREAVGIADAPSVVRYPKASVGDDLPAVERLGTVDVLSRAGDAGDVLLVAVGAFGSLGVAAGQRLADQGIGVTVVDPRWVFPVSADLVALAARHRLVVTVEDGGRHGGFGWALAAALRDADVDVPLRDLAIPQEFHQHGERAEVLADLGLTAQDVARRITEWVVAGEPARVGATAEN is encoded by the coding sequence GTGACGCTGCTGGAATCCGTATCCGGACCGGCGGATCTGAAACGGCTGGAGCACGACGAGCTGGTGCGGCTCGCCGAGGAGATCCGGCGGTTCCTGGTCGACAAGGTCTCCCGGACCGGCGGGCACCTCGGGCCCAACCTGGGTGTCGTCGAGCTGACGATGGCCGTGCACCGGGTCTTCGACTCGCCGCGCGACCCCGTGGTGTTCGACACCGGGCACCAGAGCTACGTGCACAAGATCCTCACCGGGCGGCGCGCCGAGTTCGACACGCTCCGGCAGCGGGGCGGCCTGTCCGGCTACCCGTCGCGGGCGGAGAGCGAGCACGACGTCGAGGAGAACAGCCACGCGTCGACCGCGCTGTCCTACGCCGACGGCCTGGCCAAGGCGTTCCAGCTGACCGGCCGGCCGGGCCACGTCGTCGCGGTGGTCGGCGACGGCGCGCTGACCGGCGGCATGTGCTGGGAGGCGCTGAACAACATCGCCGCCGGCCGCGACCGGCCCGTGGTGATTGTCGTCAACGACAACGGCCGGTCCTACTCGCCGACCATCGGCGGCTTCGCCGACCACCTGGCGTCGCTGCGCCTCCAGCCCGGCTACGAGCGGGCGCTGGAGCGCGGCAAGAACGCCCTCCAGTCGGCGCCGTTCGTCGGCAAGCCCGTCTACGCGGCGCTGCACGCGGCCAAGCGCGGCATCAAGGACGCGCTGAGCCCGCAGGCCCTGTTCGAGGACCTGGGCATGAAGTACATCGGCCCGGTCGACGGCCACGACCACCTCGCCCTGGAGTCGGCTCTGCGCCGCGCCAAGTCGTTCGGCGGGCCGGTCATCGTGCACACCGTCACCCGCAAGGGCAACGGCTTCGCGCCCGCCGAGAACCACGAGGCCGACCAGATGCACGCGACCGGCGTCATCGACCCCATCACCGGCGAGAACGTCGGCCCGGCCAAGCGCACCTGGACCCACGTGTTCGCCGACGAGCTGGCCGCGCTGGGCGGCGAGCGCCCCGACGTGGTCGCCATCACGGCCGCCATGCGCGGCCCGACGGGCCTGGACAAGTTCGCCGGCCTGTACCCCGACCGGTGCTTCGACGTGGGCATCGCCGAGCAGCACGCGATGACGTCGGCGGCCGGCCTCGCGATGGGCGGCCTGCACCCCGTCGTGGCGATCTACGCGACGTTCCTGAACCGGGCGTTCGACCAGCTCCTCATGGACGTGGCCATGCACCGGCAGGGCGTCACCGTCGTGCTCGACCGCTCCGGCATCACGGGCCCGGACGGCGCGTCCCACCACGGCATGTGGGACCTGTCCATCTGCGGCCTCGTGCCCGGCATCCACGTGGCCGCGCCGCGCGACGCGGCGACGCTGCGCGAGGAGCTGCGCGAGGCGGTCGGGATCGCCGACGCGCCGTCCGTGGTCCGCTACCCGAAGGCGTCGGTGGGCGATGACCTGCCGGCCGTGGAGCGCCTCGGCACGGTCGACGTGCTCAGCCGCGCGGGCGACGCGGGCGACGTGCTGCTGGTCGCGGTGGGCGCGTTCGGGTCGCTCGGCGTCGCCGCCGGGCAGCGGCTGGCCGACCAGGGCATCGGCGTGACGGTGGTCGACCCGCGCTGGGTGTTCCCGGTGTCGGCCGACCTGGTGGCGCTCGCCGCCCGGCACCGCCTCGTGGTGACGGTGGAGGACGGTGGCAGGCACGGCGGGTTCGGCTGGGCCCTCGCGGCGGCGCTGCGGGACGCGGACGTCGACGTGCCGCTGCGCGACCTGGCCATCCCGCAGGAGTTCCACCAGCACGGGGAACGCGCGGAGGTGCTGGCCGACCTGGGCCTGACCGCGCAGGACGTGGCGCGGCGGATCACCGAGTGGGTCGTGGCGGGCGAGCCGGCGCGCGTCGGCGCCACGGCGGAGAACTGA
- a CDS encoding potassium channel family protein produces MRIAIAGAGAVGRSIAAELVADGHQVMLIERDRAHFEPHTVEQAEWVQADACELSSLEDAGMQLCDVVIAATGDDKVNLVVSLLAKTEFAVRRVVARVNNPTNEWLFTESWGVDVAVSTPRILSALVEEAVTVGDVVRLMTLRQGQANLVEITLPEDTPLGGSPVNSLALPRDAALVTILRGGRVIVPTPDDTLEGGDELLFVAAADVEREIRSSLGY; encoded by the coding sequence GTGCGCATCGCCATCGCGGGCGCGGGGGCCGTGGGGCGGTCCATCGCGGCCGAACTCGTCGCCGACGGGCACCAGGTCATGCTCATCGAGCGGGACCGCGCGCACTTCGAGCCGCACACCGTCGAGCAGGCCGAGTGGGTGCAGGCCGACGCGTGCGAGCTGTCGTCGCTGGAGGACGCCGGCATGCAGCTGTGCGACGTCGTCATCGCGGCCACCGGGGACGACAAGGTCAACCTGGTGGTGTCGCTGCTGGCCAAGACCGAGTTCGCGGTGCGGCGGGTCGTGGCGCGGGTGAACAACCCGACCAACGAGTGGCTGTTCACCGAGTCCTGGGGCGTGGACGTCGCGGTGTCGACGCCGCGCATCCTGTCGGCGCTGGTCGAGGAGGCCGTGACGGTCGGCGACGTGGTGCGGCTGATGACGCTGCGGCAGGGGCAGGCGAACCTGGTCGAGATCACCCTGCCGGAGGACACGCCGCTGGGTGGTTCCCCGGTGAACTCGCTGGCGCTGCCCCGCGACGCCGCGCTGGTGACGATCCTGCGGGGCGGCCGGGTCATCGTGCCCACGCCCGACGACACGCTGGAGGGCGGTGACGAGCTGCTGTTCGTGGCGGCGGCGGACGTGGAGCGGGAGATCAGGTCGTCGCTGGGTTACTGA
- a CDS encoding potassium channel family protein codes for MHVVIMGCGRVGSSLAKALERLDHQVAVIDKDVQSFRRLGADFHGQQVVGNGFDQKVLIEAGIERAGAFAAVSSGDNSNIISARVARETFGVEAVVARIYDEKRAAVYERLGIPTVATVPWSTDRFLRMLLPEGAATAWRDPSGSVAVLPLELHEDWVGHSVRDFQEATDCRVAFVMRFGTGVLPDSRMLLQADDVVYVAALSGTVTDVAAAAAQAPEEG; via the coding sequence GTGCACGTGGTGATCATGGGTTGCGGCCGGGTGGGCTCGTCCCTGGCCAAGGCCCTGGAACGCCTCGACCACCAGGTCGCGGTGATCGACAAGGACGTGCAGTCCTTCCGCCGGCTCGGCGCGGATTTCCACGGTCAGCAGGTGGTCGGCAACGGGTTCGACCAGAAGGTGCTGATCGAGGCGGGCATCGAGCGGGCGGGCGCGTTCGCGGCCGTGTCCAGCGGCGACAACTCGAACATCATCTCGGCGCGGGTGGCGCGGGAGACCTTCGGCGTGGAGGCCGTGGTCGCCCGCATCTACGACGAGAAGCGCGCGGCCGTGTACGAGCGGCTGGGCATCCCGACCGTGGCGACCGTGCCGTGGTCGACCGACCGGTTCCTGCGGATGCTGCTGCCGGAGGGCGCGGCGACCGCGTGGCGCGACCCGTCCGGGTCGGTGGCCGTGCTGCCGCTGGAGCTGCACGAGGACTGGGTCGGGCACTCGGTGCGGGACTTCCAGGAGGCCACCGACTGCCGCGTGGCGTTCGTGATGCGGTTCGGCACCGGGGTCCTGCCGGACTCCAGGATGCTGTTGCAGGCCGACGACGTGGTCTACGTGGCGGCGTTGTCCGGGACCGTGACCGACGTGGCCGCCGCGGCGGCCCAAGCACCCGAGGAGGGCTGA
- a CDS encoding class I SAM-dependent RNA methyltransferase produces MTVTWKQRLIEVEVGAVAHGGHCVARHEGRVVFVRHALPGERVRVRVTEDTGGSFCRGDAVDVLRAAPDRVEPPCPFAGPGRCGGCDWQHASWEAQRELKAAVVAEQLQRLAKLDREVVVEALPGGPADWRTRMRMAVGPDGRAGFRAHRSHAVIPVDHCVIAVPGALDGVVDRTWPPKSELVVTRDAAGGAHLTEVGPPVVRRGRPVPGPARRRAGSGTATELAAGRTWRVRADGFWQVHPAAADALASVVREWADCRPGDRAWDLYGGVGLFASVLAEQVGPTGAVAVVESSAGAVADGRANLSDLPQVGWYTGRTEAVLGTPDFTDRSPDVVVLDPPRKGAGRAVVDAIAGHRPDRVVYVACDPAALARDIAGFAGHGYELAQLRAFDAFPMTHHVECVALLRPVG; encoded by the coding sequence GTGACGGTCACCTGGAAGCAGCGGCTCATCGAGGTCGAGGTCGGCGCGGTCGCGCACGGCGGGCACTGCGTTGCCCGGCACGAGGGCCGCGTGGTCTTCGTCCGGCACGCGCTGCCCGGTGAGCGCGTCCGGGTGCGGGTCACCGAGGACACCGGCGGGTCGTTCTGCCGCGGCGACGCCGTCGACGTCCTCCGGGCGGCACCCGATCGGGTGGAACCGCCGTGCCCGTTCGCCGGGCCCGGCCGCTGCGGCGGCTGCGACTGGCAGCACGCCTCGTGGGAGGCGCAGCGCGAGCTGAAGGCCGCCGTGGTGGCCGAGCAGCTCCAGCGGCTCGCGAAGCTGGACCGGGAGGTCGTCGTCGAGGCGCTGCCCGGCGGGCCGGCGGACTGGCGGACCCGGATGCGCATGGCGGTCGGACCGGACGGCCGCGCCGGGTTCCGCGCCCACCGCAGCCACGCGGTGATCCCGGTCGACCACTGCGTCATCGCCGTGCCCGGCGCGCTGGACGGCGTGGTCGACCGCACGTGGCCGCCGAAGTCCGAGCTGGTCGTCACCCGCGACGCGGCGGGCGGGGCGCACCTGACCGAGGTCGGGCCGCCGGTGGTGCGGCGCGGCCGCCCGGTGCCCGGACCCGCGCGCCGCCGGGCGGGCAGCGGCACGGCCACCGAACTCGCCGCCGGCCGCACGTGGCGCGTGCGCGCCGACGGCTTCTGGCAGGTCCACCCGGCCGCCGCCGACGCGCTCGCGTCCGTCGTCCGGGAGTGGGCGGACTGCCGCCCCGGCGACCGCGCCTGGGACCTCTACGGCGGCGTCGGCCTGTTCGCGTCCGTGCTGGCCGAGCAGGTCGGCCCCACGGGCGCGGTGGCCGTCGTCGAGTCCTCGGCGGGCGCGGTGGCCGACGGGCGGGCGAACCTGTCCGACCTGCCCCAGGTCGGCTGGTACACCGGGCGCACGGAGGCCGTGCTGGGCACGCCGGACTTCACCGACCGGTCGCCCGACGTGGTGGTGCTCGACCCGCCGCGCAAGGGCGCCGGCCGGGCGGTGGTCGACGCGATCGCCGGCCACCGACCCGACCGTGTGGTCTACGTCGCGTGCGACCCGGCGGCGCTCGCCCGCGACATCGCCGGGTTCGCCGGGCACGGCTACGAGTTGGCGCAGCTCAGGGCGTTCGACGCGTTCCCGATGACGCACCACGTCGAATGCGTGGCGCTGCTGCGACCCGTCGGCTGA
- a CDS encoding APC family permease: MSKLATAAKRLLVGRPFRSDRLAHTLLPKRIALPVFASDAMSSVAYAPEEIFLVLSIAGLSAYAFAPWVGVVVVVVMLTVVASYRQNVRAYPSGGGDYEVATVNLGPRAGLTVASALLVDYILTVAVSISSAAANIGSAIPFVATHKVEFAVAAIVVLTAINLRGIRESGSAFAVPTYAFMAGILLMIGYGLVRGLVLGDEMRAESAGLEVRAEDDHLMGLAFVFLVLRAFSSGCAALTGVEAISNGVPAFRKPKSRNAATTLLMMGLIAVTMLMGLIVLAQMTGVRMAEDPARQLVNAPEGYEQKTMVAQIAGAVFDGFPAGFFFITVVTALILVLAANTAFNGFPVLGSILAQDRYLPRQLHTRGDRLAFSNGILFLAGAAIILVVAFDAEVTKLIQLYIVGVFVSFTMSQTGMIRHWNRLLATETDQAARARMRRSQAINAFGLVMTGSVLVVVLITKFTKGAWIAIAAMAAIYALMTAIRRHYDRVAEELRQQERQRLLPARNHAMVLVSTLHMPTLRALAYAKATRPDVLEAVTVNVDDSDTRKLVLDWERENFKVPLKVIESPYREITKPVLDYVKRVRSDNPRDVVTVFIPEYVVGHWWEQVLHNQSALRLKGRLLFQPGVMVTSVPWQLASSKKVTHRDVVAPGAIRRGLDKRGRDRGGQDRGRQEGRGPDERGPDERGGHGRGADDRGADRRGADDRGARKRDDK; the protein is encoded by the coding sequence GTGTCCAAGCTCGCAACCGCGGCCAAGCGCCTCCTGGTCGGCCGCCCCTTCCGGAGCGATCGACTGGCGCACACCCTGCTGCCCAAGAGAATCGCCCTGCCGGTGTTCGCGTCGGACGCCATGTCCTCCGTCGCGTACGCGCCGGAGGAGATCTTCCTGGTCCTGTCGATCGCCGGGTTGAGCGCCTACGCGTTCGCGCCGTGGGTCGGCGTCGTGGTCGTCGTCGTCATGCTGACCGTCGTCGCGAGCTACCGCCAGAACGTGCGGGCCTACCCGTCCGGCGGCGGCGACTACGAGGTGGCGACGGTCAACCTGGGCCCGCGGGCGGGCCTCACGGTGGCCAGCGCGCTCCTGGTCGACTACATCCTCACCGTCGCGGTGTCCATCTCGTCGGCGGCGGCGAACATCGGGTCGGCCATCCCCTTCGTCGCCACCCACAAGGTGGAGTTCGCGGTCGCGGCGATCGTCGTGCTCACCGCGATCAACCTGCGCGGCATCCGCGAGTCCGGCTCGGCGTTCGCCGTCCCGACCTACGCGTTCATGGCGGGCATCCTGCTCATGATCGGCTACGGCCTGGTCCGCGGCCTGGTCCTGGGCGACGAGATGCGCGCCGAGAGCGCCGGCCTGGAGGTGCGGGCCGAGGACGACCACCTCATGGGCCTCGCGTTCGTGTTCCTGGTGCTGCGCGCCTTCTCGTCCGGCTGCGCCGCGCTGACCGGCGTGGAGGCCATCAGCAACGGCGTGCCCGCGTTCCGGAAGCCGAAGTCGCGCAACGCGGCGACCACCCTGCTGATGATGGGCCTGATCGCGGTCACCATGCTCATGGGCCTGATCGTCCTGGCCCAGATGACCGGGGTGCGCATGGCCGAGGACCCCGCGCGGCAGCTCGTCAACGCGCCCGAGGGCTACGAGCAGAAGACGATGGTCGCCCAGATCGCCGGCGCGGTCTTCGACGGCTTCCCGGCCGGGTTCTTCTTCATCACGGTCGTCACCGCGCTGATCCTCGTGCTGGCCGCGAACACCGCGTTCAACGGGTTCCCGGTGCTCGGCTCGATCCTCGCCCAGGACCGCTACCTGCCCCGCCAGCTGCACACGCGGGGCGACCGGCTGGCGTTCAGCAACGGCATCCTCTTCCTGGCGGGCGCGGCGATCATCCTGGTGGTGGCGTTCGACGCCGAGGTCACCAAGCTCATCCAGCTCTACATCGTGGGCGTGTTCGTGTCGTTCACGATGAGCCAGACCGGCATGATCCGGCACTGGAACCGGCTGCTGGCCACCGAGACCGACCAGGCCGCGCGGGCCCGGATGCGCCGCTCGCAGGCGATCAACGCGTTCGGCCTGGTGATGACCGGGTCGGTGCTGGTCGTCGTGCTGATCACGAAGTTCACCAAGGGCGCGTGGATCGCGATCGCCGCGATGGCCGCGATCTACGCCCTGATGACCGCGATCCGGAGGCACTACGACCGGGTCGCGGAGGAGTTGCGCCAGCAGGAGCGGCAGCGCCTGCTGCCCGCCCGCAACCACGCGATGGTGCTGGTCTCGACGCTGCACATGCCGACCCTGCGCGCGCTCGCCTACGCCAAGGCCACCCGGCCGGACGTGCTGGAGGCCGTCACCGTCAACGTGGACGACTCCGACACGCGCAAGCTGGTCCTGGACTGGGAGCGGGAGAACTTCAAGGTGCCGCTGAAGGTGATCGAGTCGCCCTACCGGGAGATCACCAAGCCGGTGCTCGACTACGTCAAGCGCGTGCGCAGCGACAACCCGCGCGACGTGGTCACCGTGTTCATCCCCGAGTACGTGGTCGGGCACTGGTGGGAGCAGGTGCTGCACAACCAGAGCGCGCTGCGGCTGAAGGGCAGGCTCCTGTTCCAGCCGGGCGTGATGGTGACCAGCGTGCCGTGGCAGCTCGCGTCGTCGAAGAAGGTGACCCACCGGGACGTGGTCGCGCCGGGCGCCATCCGGCGGGGGCTGGACAAGCGCGGCCGGGACAGGGGCGGTCAGGACAGGGGGCGCCAGGAGGGACGCGGTCCGGACGAGCGCGGTCCGGACGAGCGCGGTGGGCACGGGCGCGGCGCGGACGACCGCGGCGCGGACAGGCGTGGCGCGGACGACCGCGGCGCGCGGAAGCGGGACGACAAGTGA
- a CDS encoding sensor histidine kinase has protein sequence MNTGLRRRGPGLRVRLTLLATGLVAFVSGLLLLLGWLLVGKVVSSSPRFPDGSTVAVDGVEVDAGVLADVLGQQARDDVLRSGAIAYLCVVAAAALLAWAITGRVLQPVHDVTEAARKLSAESLGERLRLAGPRDEVAELADTFDEMLDRLQAAFDSQRRFVANASHELRTPLSVIRTELDVTLTDPDADEAELRRMASVVRAATERAEQLVSALLLLARTDGLGLAVREPVDLNAVVESAWRAVRAEAGERQVRASFVTGPAPAVGDPALLERIAGNLLENGVRHNVPGGWIEVRTEGGAEWTTLRVSSSGPVIAPDRVDELFEPFRRGGTDRTARTGTGLGLSIVRAAVAAHGGRVHATAIPGGGLSVVVLLPSSPH, from the coding sequence CTGAACACCGGGCTCCGCCGGCGCGGACCTGGTCTCCGGGTCCGGCTCACGCTGCTCGCCACCGGCCTGGTCGCGTTCGTCAGCGGCCTGCTCCTGCTGCTCGGCTGGCTGCTCGTCGGCAAGGTCGTCTCGTCGTCGCCGAGGTTCCCCGACGGCAGCACCGTCGCGGTCGACGGCGTCGAGGTGGACGCGGGCGTGCTGGCCGACGTCCTCGGCCAGCAGGCGCGCGACGACGTGCTGCGCTCCGGTGCCATCGCCTACCTGTGCGTGGTCGCCGCGGCGGCGCTGCTGGCGTGGGCCATCACCGGGCGGGTGCTGCAACCCGTGCACGACGTGACCGAGGCGGCGCGCAAGCTGTCCGCCGAGTCGCTGGGCGAGCGGCTGCGGCTCGCCGGGCCCCGGGACGAGGTGGCCGAACTCGCCGACACGTTCGACGAGATGCTCGACCGGCTCCAGGCGGCGTTCGACTCGCAGCGGCGATTCGTCGCCAACGCCTCGCACGAACTGCGCACCCCGCTGTCGGTGATCCGCACCGAGCTGGACGTGACGCTCACGGACCCCGACGCCGACGAGGCCGAGCTGCGCCGGATGGCGTCGGTCGTGCGGGCCGCGACGGAACGGGCCGAGCAGCTGGTCAGCGCGCTGCTGCTGCTCGCGCGCACCGACGGGTTGGGCTTGGCCGTGCGGGAGCCCGTCGACCTGAACGCGGTGGTGGAGTCCGCGTGGAGGGCGGTGCGGGCCGAGGCAGGCGAACGCCAGGTGCGGGCGTCGTTCGTGACCGGACCCGCGCCCGCCGTCGGCGATCCGGCGCTGCTGGAGCGGATCGCGGGCAACCTGCTGGAGAACGGCGTGCGGCACAACGTGCCCGGCGGGTGGATCGAGGTGCGGACCGAAGGCGGCGCGGAGTGGACGACCCTGCGGGTGTCCTCGTCGGGGCCGGTCATCGCGCCGGACCGGGTGGACGAGCTGTTCGAGCCGTTCCGGCGGGGCGGCACCGACCGGACCGCGCGCACCGGCACCGGGCTGGGGCTGTCCATCGTGCGGGCCGCCGTCGCAGCTCACGGGGGTCGCGTGCACGCCACGGCGATCCCCGGTGGGGGGTTGTCGGTGGTCGTCCTGCTGCCCTCGTCGCCGCACTGA
- a CDS encoding response regulator transcription factor gives MRILVVEDEVPLADAIARGLRREGMAVDVAYDGETGHEKSTVTRYDVVVLDRDLPGMSGDELCKEILSSGALTRVMMLTASAGVDDRVAGLSLGADDYLAKPFAFPELVARVRALARRATPATPPLLTAHDVELDPARRTVRRGGRPVELTRKEFGVLEVLLAAKGSVVSSEELLERVWDENADPFTTTVRVTVMTLRKKLGEPGIIDTVVGSGYRVPTAAGVQGEGAR, from the coding sequence GTGCGGATTCTGGTAGTCGAGGACGAGGTGCCGCTGGCCGACGCGATCGCGCGCGGGCTGCGGCGCGAGGGCATGGCGGTGGACGTCGCCTACGACGGTGAGACCGGCCACGAGAAGTCGACCGTGACCCGGTACGACGTGGTCGTGCTCGACCGCGACCTCCCCGGCATGTCCGGCGACGAGCTGTGCAAGGAGATCCTCAGCTCCGGCGCCCTCACCAGGGTCATGATGCTCACCGCCAGCGCCGGTGTCGACGACCGCGTGGCGGGCCTCTCGCTCGGCGCGGACGACTACCTCGCCAAGCCCTTCGCGTTCCCCGAACTGGTCGCCCGCGTGCGCGCGCTCGCCAGACGCGCCACCCCGGCCACCCCGCCGCTGCTCACCGCGCACGACGTGGAACTCGACCCGGCCCGCCGCACCGTGCGGCGCGGCGGCCGGCCCGTCGAGCTGACGCGCAAGGAGTTCGGCGTCCTGGAAGTGCTGCTCGCGGCCAAGGGCTCCGTGGTCAGCAGCGAGGAACTGCTCGAACGCGTGTGGGACGAGAACGCCGACCCGTTCACCACGACCGTCCGCGTCACCGTCATGACGCTGCGCAAGAAGCTCGGCGAGCCCGGCATCATCGACACCGTGGTCGGCTCCGGCTACCGCGTGCCGACGGCTGCCGGCGTCCAGGGGGAAGGCGCGCGCTGA